GTTTTAATGGAAGcaatttataaaaataaaaaatattttcttcaacaaaaaaaaaaaattcaaaataatatcaaaaataaaaataatcatatacATGATGAACACAATCAAGAAAAAGATTCTTATATGAATCAACCCTGTcatgatataaataataatagaaataataacaacataTCTATggatatacatatgtataataaaaataatagtaatgTGAATAATGTTCATGATGAaccttttatatatttcctttttgaaagtataaaaaaaaataatataaattattctaaaaaaaaaatcctGTCATCCATCCTATTTTATTACATCAAATATTCAGAagataatttatatttatcatatgaTCAAATATGGCACCTTGTGTACAACCcaaatttattttctaatttGCACAATAGAGGCGAAATTATATCttatcttttattaaaaattttaagaAATCAAAAATGTACCGAcgaaatatatacaaacGAAAAGAATAtcatacataaatatattgaaatGGAAAAGCAAAAAGAAAATCGCTTAGggaaaaggaaaaattaTTCTACAGATATACAGAACCAAGAGCAGCATATGAACAAATTTGAAAAtactattattttctttctcCTTAGTCACCGTGTAGAGGACAGGAAGGGAAAAGGTGCTACCCACGTGATGGATAAGATAAAAGGTGAGAAGAAATATGTGAAAGAACAAAATGGAAAGACCAATAAATTGACacatgaaaataataacaacaataataataatattgataatgataatgataatgataatcaTAATGGTATTAAATTTGTTGAGTTACctatttataaattttataagtCCTTCAAAAAAAACGAAGAAAATTACTATAAACAACAAGGGTTAGCacaaatacaaaaatatcttaacaaaataaattcaACTTATcttttagaaaaaaataataataataataataataataataataatttaatcgtaaaagaaaaatataataatataatgaataaaatCTACTGGAAATTTCTGGAGAAtactatattatatactttcattttttcatttgttttacataatatgaaatcaaaagaatataatataaaaacatatctttatatgtttaaagatatatataaaagtatatatacTAATGTACTTATAAATTCATCTATATTGATACAAAAATCGATTCTtaacaatataaatgaaaaaaaaaaaacaaataaatttattttaacCACCCTAATGTTTAACCTTTTAAATACATTCACATTATCCTTATCAATATATAAGTGCAAATATGGTAATActtcataaaatataaagaaataataaaacattacAAGTGTATAAATGCATAcacatgtatatattaagatatttatatattaatatgtttatatatttatatattaatatatttatatattaatgtatttatatatttatatatttatatattaatatatttatatatttatatatttttaaattttgcAGCTTTGGTTCCTCTTTTATTTTCTCAGGTTGTGAAGgataattattttctttgagtgtatttatttttttgtgaggcaaaaaagtttttaaaagggaaatattaaaaaaaattataaaaataaaataaaataaaataaacatgtatccatgatatatatatatatatatatatatatattttttatcagtgatattttaaaaaaaaaaattgtttttgtattatttattatattgttttaagatttttcttatatatatatatatatatatatatatatatgtatgtattttttttttttttataccctttttatgttaaaaaggaaatgatctttttcattttctaacatcatttttttaattatatcattagaattaataatttttttaaagaaaatcTTTTTGTCCACATCATTAGTTTCTTTGTTATAGTAATCTATaaggtttttttttttttgtaaatcctttttgttttttatagAAATATGGTTTCTTTCATCAAGATAATCATTTGATAATagttttaatttttctgtatatgtattatcttcttgtttttttttttttttttcattccattgtatttcttctttaaaAGTATCATTGTTTATATCTCTATATTCATCAGTCATTTCATTTTTGATGTTTTCCaatatattacttttattagaatatagatttatcatttctttttttttcttctttttatttttatataataataagaaattaTCAAAATTGTGTTGTAATATATCTTGTTCgtttatgttattattcTTAGTATTTTTGtcttctttatatttatttattttgtttatttttaatttttgtatatacTTCTTATATAGCATTTCATCATACTCTAAATCTATATCGTTATCATCTCCTTTGTAGttatttttctcatttGAATTTGGTGAATACATGTTGTTCTCTTCACTACAATCTTTTTCAGagtaaaaattattattattattattattaatattgttactataaatatgatttttttttaaaatattattgttcgtgttattattatcgtTCCCATTGTTGAGAGTTACGATTTGCTTATTTTTTCCCATATCATTCTCAtgataaattttatataatttcttatGTTCCATATCCTTTATTTTCTCATGATTCcctttatttatattatcctCAAGAATATCCACACATACCGTTCTATTTTctaaatatttatcattaGATATAATGATGTCTTgcttatttttaatataattatgattttgtatatattcataaatttGGAAGTTTTTCTCTTCctcattatttttgttatacACATAAAAAGGAGAACTATCtgtattattatcattattactattactattgttattattattattattattactattattattattattattattattatgcGCTTTATTAGtgcatatataatttgatcctatatttttatacatacTCTCCTTTCTCATAACATTTTCCATATCCTTTTTAAATATCGTTTTGTCATAGTTATTAATATTCACATTAGTATTTTTATCCTTATCAGgtatattattcaaatgATTTATGCTCATGTTGTTCTTAGGTAGGTTGTCTTTAGATATTAATATTCCATTGTATTCTTTGATgtcttcattatttatatactcatttcttaataaataaaatgaattgTTGCATTTCTTTGTGCCTTGAACTTTTGGAATATATAGAGGAAGGTTACTTATagattttcttttattttctatattcttataaataCTTTTGAGTCTCtcatttataataaataaaccATACATATtacttttctttttataattcttcAACATATAAGAGTTAATATTTGAAATCTTTTTCTCATTATTCATAGTGTCATCTGGATGTACAAAATGGTTCATGTCTTTATCTGACACGTTTGAAGAAGAGAATTGAGAAgttaaaatattatctttattattcatactatttatactattcatattattcatattattatccttGTTATACTTTATAGTACCACTGATGGTATCCACACAATCCTCATTTCTACACATATCATAATCACTTATTATAAAACCCTTATTTCCcttttcatcttttatttttttttttaattcttcaaATGCATCACCTActaatttatttgtattttcgTGTGATAAAATATCTAGATCATCATTAGTTtgtatattaaatttattataacttggtttttttttcaaaatagtagaaaaataatatttcatgtttttatatctttGTTCATCTGAATTCATAAAATCATTTTCCTTCTTTTCCTCATAGTCCATATGAAAACTTTTCTCCCTCATTTTGTGTCTTGTCAAAGAACCGTTGAATTGTATTTTTTCAAGAGTTTCATCATCTTCAACATTGTTTATATCTAGGACATTTTTATCTAGATGatgtacatattttatattttcatgaaggatattttttttgatattgTTAAGAGGGTGTTGtgtgtttatattttcctcATTTCTTAAAAGAAGGGACATatgatttttattatcattattattattatccttattattataagtgatccttttttttatttcattgTCTTCATCAATAGGATTATTGCTGAAACTAAATAtgttgtatttttttttataattatacaggttcttatcatataaatatttattgcttaataattcttttctataaatatcatgactttgtatattatcattataagaattgttttctttttttatgtttcTATGTGATATTTGATGTGAGTCCATATAATTATCTACATAATCtatatgatttttatatttaattctatgtatattttgatttaGATAAATATTCTTGTTTTCTACTTTATCCTTTTCATTTATCTGTTGTATGTTATTCGAGAAATTGAATTGtatgtttttttcttcattcttgtaatttattttgtttaatgaacctttatcatcatatttatattctgcatttcttatttgtttattttgttttgttgAAAGGGTTTCATTCCTCTTTTTACtttgttcatttattatatgattcatgtttttatgtttattataacTACTTGTGTGACTATAGGAAACACTAAAACTAGAAGAATGAAGAGGAAgattattaatattatttatattattaatattattcttgCTATTTTTAATGTGACTATTACTATCATTTCTTGTTTTGTAATAATCGTTACAACTTTTATGTCGTCTTCTCATAGTACctttttcatcttttttttttttttttttatttatattaatatgtacgatattattatttttttcatttgaaCATATTGAAGGATAAGATGAATAAGAATAAGACGAATGTGAAGGATAAGAAGAATAAGAATAAGAAGAATAAcaataagaaaaataagaaggatctaccttttttttttcttcaactttacataacatataatattgtcCATTGtgattatcattattattattattattattattattattatcattattgtgatcattattattattatcattattattatcactattatgatcattattattatcattattattatcactattatgatcattattatccttataattttcaatttttattatatcctCCTTTGTGTTTTTAGACGTTCGCccattatataattttttctcCATAATTAAATCAATATCATTATTCTGGTTCCTTTTTGCGTCATTAGAAATATCCTCACATTTTAAATacttttttaaatctttatctttctttttttttttggacAAATCCTTATTTCTTGTGCTTTTCTCTTCAACATGATCAGAAGAATCATCCTCTGTTATGatattgttataatttaaatattttccaAACTTCAAAATTTTAGAATTCAACAGgtccttttttataatttttttttcttccaCTATATTAGTTTGCTgatgttttatataattatcatcactTATATGATTTGTGTCATCTCTTTTATGGTTTTCATTAGTTTTATCATCTTGATCATTTGTTGAATCAGTTACATCAGTtgaataaattttaaacTTCGTATCTTTATCTTCTCCCTTGATACTtaagaaattattattaaatatctcattttctttttttaaatacatattttcatttttcaaTGTGATGATaactttttcttttttccttaaatcttcatttaaattattattacttttttttaatttatctatattattttgaagAGATAAGATATCATTTTCatgattttttattttttgtataagATTATTCTTATCTATTTCATTcatatctttttcttttattaaatcttcataaacattttttacaaCTAAAATGTCATTAACTATATTAGTTATGGtatcatttttttgatttataatattttgaagcttcttattttcttctttatattcctttaatgtatttattaaattgtttattttttctttactCTCATTCATATTGTGTGCCCATACTTTTTCGCTGTTACAATATTTTTCcttatcttttttataactttCTATAAGGTTcttatattcatttattcTTTGATTAGattcttcttctttttctttattcaTGGTAAGGAttatatcttcattttgttcttgcagtttttttattgtatcttcattttgttGTTGAATCgtgtttattttatcttc
The genomic region above belongs to Plasmodium reichenowi strain SY57 chromosome 13, whole genome shotgun sequence and contains:
- a CDS encoding hypothetical protein (conserved Plasmodium protein, unknown function); this encodes MHFCNKRSHFNFLKFHKNNIKRVKNNKKKEDDYLFLNKIKHKEKKKICFKNIFVPVCVINLSIFSFTLYNYLKKNDENYFDRNDITIIDHFVMNDLVSTFGVNNISIYLKNKLYDKLLVNIQDEVYISKENSLLVLMEAIYKNKKYFLQQKKKIQNNIKNKNNHIHDEHNQEKDSYMNQPCHDINNNRNNNNISMDIHMYNKNNSNVNNVHDEPFIYFLFESIKKNNINYSKKKILSSILFYYIKYSEDNLYLSYDQIWHLVYNPNLFSNLHNRGEIISYLLLKILRNQKCTDEIYTNEKNIIHKYIEMEKQKENRLGKRKNYSTDIQNQEQHMNKFENTIIFFLLSHRVEDRKGKGATHVMDKIKGEKKYVKEQNGKTNKLTHENNNNNNNNIDNDNDNDNHNGIKFVELPIYKFYKSFKKNEENYYKQQGLAQIQKYLNKINSTYLLEKNNNNNNNNNNNLIVKEKYNNIMNKIYWKFLENTILYTFIFSFVLHNMKSKEYNIKTYLYMFKDIYKSIYTNVLINSSILIQKSILNNINEKKKTNKFILTTLMFNLLNTFTLSLSIYKCKYALVPLLFSQVVKDNYFL
- a CDS encoding hypothetical protein (conserved Plasmodium protein, unknown function) — its product is MDPYESPSEVLNKKKQKSQKKGYSLIITSEEKNICSEEKNNKMENEKKLKFIDIFDEEHELGISNDVIINNNKINTNKELVINNYDKINDPRDINKQHYLINSSKENAPKEKCFFNISKRKGNKDHVHSFHHIHEKEKIHLDTPYNNNKNNVKDVIICDDKHMNSYNKDIISDDEENTPDDERNNIIYNNHYGDIDYYPYDMNYLQNKVLELKILLDASLEKEKTLCEEKRIIENNYNIVNKSIEEMKNEIINITNIHNEEIIKLRESYERRLDLLKQEIDEKDIFFKKKIETQEQENGTQIKKYEELYREEKKKKEDLENVMNTNMKEKEDVIKRLEKEKEDIIKKMQQQCEDKINTIQQQNEDTIKKMQEQNEDKINTIQQQNEDIIKKMQQQNEDKINTIQQQNEDTIKKMQEQNEDKINTIQQQNEDTIKKLQEQNEDIILTMNKEKEEESNQRINEYKNLIESYKKDKEKYCNSEKVWAHNMNESKEKINNLINTLKEYKEENKKLQNIINQKNDTITNIVNDILVVKNVYEDLIKEKDMNEIDKNNLIQKIKNHENDILSLQNNIDKLKKSNNNLNEDLRKKEKVIITLKNENMYLKKENEIFNNNFLSIKGEDKDTKFKIYSTDVTDSTNDQDDKTNENHKRDDTNHISDDNYIKHQQTNIVEEKKIIKKDLLNSKILKFGKYLNYNNIITEDDSSDHVEEKSTRNKDLSKKKKKDKDLKKYLKCEDISNDAKRNQNNDIDLIMEKKLYNGRTSKNTKEDIIKIENYKDNNDHNSDNNNDNNNDHNSDNNNDNNNNDHNNDNNNNNNNNNNDNHNGQYYMLCKVEEKKKVDPSYFSYCYSSYSYSSYPSHSSYSYSSYPSICSNEKNNNIVHININKKKKKKDEKGTMRRRHKSCNDYYKTRNDSNSHIKNSKNNINNINNINNLPLHSSSFSVSYSHTSSYNKHKNMNHIINEQSKKRNETLSTKQNKQIRNAEYKYDDKGSLNKINYKNEEKNIQFNFSNNIQQINEKDKVENKNIYLNQNIHRIKYKNHIDYVDNYMDSHQISHRNIKKENNSYNDNIQSHDIYRKELLSNKYLYDKNLYNYKKKYNIFSFSNNPIDEDNEIKKRITYNNKDNNNNDNKNHMSLLLRNEENINTQHPLNNIKKNILHENIKYVHHLDKNVLDINNVEDDETLEKIQFNGSLTRHKMREKSFHMDYEEKKENDFMNSDEQRYKNMKYYFSTILKKKPSYNKFNIQTNDDLDILSHENTNKLVGDAFEELKKKIKDEKGNKGFIISDYDMCRNEDCVDTISGTIKYNKDNNMNNMNSINSMNNKDNILTSQFSSSNVSDKDMNHFVHPDDTMNNEKKISNINSYMLKNYKKKSNMYGLFIINERLKSIYKNIENKRKSISNLPLYIPKVQGTKKCNNSFYLLRNEYINNEDIKEYNGILISKDNLPKNNMSINHLNNIPDKDKNTNVNINNYDKTIFKKDMENVMRKESMYKNIGSNYICTNKAHNNNNNNNNSNNNNNNNNSNSNNDNNTDSSPFYVYNKNNEEEKNFQIYEYIQNHNYIKNKQDIIISNDKYLENRTVCVDILEDNINKGNHEKIKDMEHKKLYKIYHENDMGKNKQIVTLNNGNDNNNTNNNILKKNHIYSNNINNNNNNNFYSEKDCSEENNMYSPNSNEKNNYKGDDNDIDLEYDEMLYKKYIQKLKINKINKYKEDKNTKNNNINEQDILQHNFDNFLLLYKNKKKKKKEMINLYSNKSNILENIKNEMTDEYRDINNDTFKEEIQWNEKKKKKQEDNTYTEKLKLLSNDYLDERNHISIKNKKDLQKKKNLIDYYNKETNDVDKKIFFKKIINSNDIIKKMMLENEKDHFLFNIKRV